The genomic stretch AAATAGGGATAGCGTTCAATAATTTTACCTTATCAATTCAATGTCCCATGAAGATCCCTGCTGAACTGATCGATAAATCTGATGTAGCTGTACCAAGGTACACCAGCTACCCCACCCTCCCCTTTTGGGAAGTGCCTTTGTACGAAATAGCTGCTGCGCATTTGACCACAGAATAAAAAACTAAAAATCTCGAACCTTTGTCTTTAGCAAAACCCGAAATATGCATAGCCTATCTACGCCGCGGCGCACAAGTGTTGCGACCTGAAATTGCTTCAACATCGGCCGCTATGCTTTAGTTTTCTGCATTACCTGGCGGCCAAACAGGGCAATGCTGAAACCGGACCAAGCAATATTTCTGGGAGATGAGAGATTTCCAGGTGGTTTTGGTAAGCATATTTCTCTTTAATTTAGCAATAGGAATACGTTCTCCAGCATAAAAAATCAGCACAAACCTTATTAATCTGCACCATCTGCGTGCTATCGAAACCAACCCTAATCCCCCAACTTTTTCACTTGGCCCTAAAACCTTCAAACTAACTGATTTTTGGTTTTTATGACTAATTTATAGTGCATTGGTCCATCATACCCAAAAGCCCCTTCAGGAATTTTTCTATCCATGTCAAGTTTAAAAAAATATCATTAATATTGCAGTCAAATGATAAGGTCGTTATTCTACATATGGCTTTCGATGATTATAGTACTGAACAGTATGATCTTTTCAGTCATCCAGATGGATTACGTCCTCAATAAGGAATATATAGCAGAAAACCTTTGTATCAATAGGGATAAGCCAGAGATGCACTGTGATGGGAAATGTTTTTTGGCCGAAAAGCTTAAAGAAGCCCAAGACCAAAAAGAGCAACAACCTGGCGGCATAGATTTTAGTCGGGACTTCGGCATCTATATTTTACAAGAAAACCATTTTGGGTTTCAGGGACTCAAAATTCCCAATAATTTGCCCATTGCATTTTACCAAGGGGGAAATTGTTTTCATACCTCTACGGACATTTTTCATCCTCCGAAAAACAACAGTTTACTTATCGCTTAAAAGAAATACGCATAGGTTTTGCCAACCTTCATGGCATGCCCTGCCTTCTGGAAAAGGCTTTATCATGCGTGATGAGCGTGCTTTATTTCAAAAAATGTATTAACAAGAGTGCTTGTCCCAGTAAATGGGTGCAGTGATTTTCTGTATCAACATAGAAAAACAGGACGGCCATGCGCTGTCCTTAGGCCATTTATGTAGTGCGCCATTTGCATTACAGGCTTTTCTGAACAGAATCATGATGCCACTGGGACAGTCTCTGCATATCCTATTTGATTATGCGATACCCGCACCTATTTTATTTGGGAATAATATTCGTATGTGGTTTGCAATGGGCATGTGGGAATGGAGAGGAAGAACAACCTTCTCCCCAAAACCCCAGCCTTTCGCTTCAGCATCCCGAGTACTTCCCCAATGACGTGCCCATGCCATCTGACAATCCCCTGACCGAAAAAGGCGTGGAACTTGGGCGCATGTTGTTCTATGAAAAACAACTGTCCATAGACAGGACAATCTCCTGTGCTTCTTGCCACCAGCAGGAAAAGGCATTCACAGATGGTAAAAAAATAAGCACCGGCATCCATGATACTCCGGGTGATAAAAATGCCATGTCCCTGGCTAACCTGCACTGGACTTCTCGTTTTTTTTGGGATGGAAGGGCCGCTACCTTGGAAGAACAGGCACTACAGCCAATCGAGGATCATCGGGAAATGAACCTGCCACTGGATCAGGCTGTAGCACGCCTTCAGGCCGATGAACAGTATCCTGAACGATTTAAGGTGGCATTTGGCACCGATCAAATTACCGAAGAGCTGATCGGAAAAGCCATTGCCCAATTCATGAGGACATTGGTTTCCGGCGATTCGAAATTTGACCGATGGATCAGGAGTGAAGTGGAGTTCACCGAACAGGAGCAGCTCGGAATGGAGTTGTTCTTCACCCATCCAGAGCCTTCCCTGCAGATTCGTGGCGGCAACTGCGGTGACTGTCACCTCGGTTTTCTGACCTCAGGAGACAGGAACAACCTATTGGGCTTTCACAACAATGGACTGGACATTGACCAAGACCTCGAAGAAGGCCTCGCCGCCGTGACAGGAAACTCCAGGGACAAAGGAAAATTCAAAGCACCAACACTCCGTAATATTGCTTTGACAGCTCCCTATATGCATGATGGGCGTTTTGGGACGCTGAAAGAGGTGCTGGAGCATTATGACCAACATATCCAAATGAACAGCACGCTGGATATCCTCATTATGGAAGCCAGCAATGAGGATATCCTATCAGGAAAAGCCATTAAGCTTCATTTAACAGATAGTGAAAAGGAGGCCATTATCACTTTTCTCCACACGTTAACAGACGAAAAATTTATTAACAATCCGAAATTTTCGGATCCATTTAACTAAGCAATTGACATGAAAAAAATAGCAATAATAGTATTGACGGTTTGGACTCTTACAGCCTGCAACGACCGAGAGGAAACACCTTCCGGCATGGCCGTAAGCTTTAGCTTTTCCCATGTACTGGATGGAAATCCACTTGAGCTGGAAGGCGACGCTTTCACGTTGCCTTCAGGGGAGAGCTTCACTCCGCGAAAATTTAAATATTATATCTCAAACATCACCTTCAAGAACAGCATCTCTGGCAGCAGTTATACCGTATCAGATGGCTACTTTCTTATCGACGAGGCAGGAAAGAAAAAATTCAGCGTGGAAATTCCTTCTGACGATTATGATGCGCTCACCTTTTATGTGGGGATCGACAAGGCACGAAACTTATCCACTGACCAAGTGGGCGACTTGGATCCGAGCAACGATATGGCCTGGAACTGGAACACCGGGTATAAATTTCTGGTGCTGGAAGGGGAATGGGAATATGAGTCTGATGAACGACATGGCCTGGTTGTACATATTGGCAGTAATGACCCTGAAAGCGAACAAAATTTCAAGGCCATCAATTTTGACCTCGCTTCAGCCGGGCAATCCTTGGGTTCTGAAGCAGTAGTCCAGCTTGACTTCCAAGCGGAACTGAACGAACTATTTATGGATCCCAACGAGCTTATTCTTCACGAGCTGGAAAACACCAGTATTAAGGGCGGAAAATGGGCCGTCAATATTGCCAATAATTATCAAGAAGGGTTCTTTACACTCCAGTAACGTGTTTTACCAATTTGAAAAAGGCAATTACATATCGACTGCTCCTCCCTCTATGCCTGAAAATACTGTTGGTAGGCTGTCTTCCGGACGCTGCGGATAATCAAGGGAAATCACCGGACTATTTCAGCCCTGTGGTTTCCCCCAGCCTTCTTCAGGAGGATTTTCCCCAACCAGCTAGAAACCCCATGAGCAAACAAGGGGTATTGCTGGGAAAGACCTTGTTTTATGATCATGGCTTGTCAGCCAATGGTAAAGTGAATTGCGCAAGCTGTCATTTGCCCCAATTGGCTTTCAGTGACGGAGTTAGTCTTAGTGATCAAGGGGTATCGGGTAAAATGCTCCACAGGCACTCTCCCGCCCTTTTCAACATGACCTGGCACAAAGGACTGTTTTGGGATGGGGGATCGACCAATTTGGAATCGCTGGTCTTTGGTCCGCTGACCCATCCAGATGAAATGGGGGCAGACTTAAATGAAGTCATCCATTATTTACGTGGTAACCAGGACTATTCCGAGCTGTTTAAGGCAGCTTTTAAGACGGATACCATCACCAGTGCATTCATCAGCCGGGCTTTGGCCCAATTTGTCAGAACGCTCATTTCCCAGGACAGTCGGTATGACCAATGGCAGAGGAAAGAAACGGATTTTAATCCACAAGAAATCAGCGGTTATCAACTGTACCAAAAGCACTGCAACAGCTGTCACCAGGAGGGCTTATTTACCGATCTTCAGTACCACAATAATGGCCTGGATGCGACATACCCCGATCCAGACGAACTGGAAGAGCTGTTGCTCGGCCGCTACCGGATTTCTTTTGACGACCAGGACTTAGGTGCCTATAAAACCCCTTCCCTGAGAAATATATACCTGACGGCTCCTTACATGCATGATGGGAGGTTCGAAACGCTGGAAGAGGTACTCGATCATTATGAAAACGGTATCCAACGTAATGGGAGCTTAGCTCCTGAACTGGAAAACGGGATCAATTTGACCAATCAGCAGCGAGAAGACCTATTGGCTTTCCTTGCGACCCTGACCGACCACACATTTATCAACAATAAAGCTTACCAAAAGTAAGCCCAGAAAAATGAGAAAAAAGCTATTCATCTTATTCATAATAATATTATCACTCCCCTTGCTATCAAACGAGGCCAAAGCCTGTGACAGCTGCAATTTCTTCGAATATAGCCTATTGCAAAACAGGAGCTATATTGGATTGTTTTACAGACATCGACAGTTTGGTGGATATGACCAATACGGCTACTCCTCTCCCAGCCCAGGAACCGCTTTGGTCACCAGTAAGCTACCTGCTGGATTTGAAAATGGAGTTGTTGCCAAATACACCCCCAATGCTCGTAAAGCCGCCTCTCCATCGATCGATCAGGACTTAATAGTGATGCACGAGCCAGAAGGCACGGGGCTGTATGTCAATAAAACCGATCAGGACTGGGAAACCTATGAAACCGTAGAGCTCAGGGGAAATTTTACCTGGAAGAACAAGTGGAACTTTACCTTTATCCTCCCTTTTGAATCCAATAGGATACACTACCAAAAAATGTTGGACCTGCCCAACCCCGTTCAGGATACGACTTTGACCGTGCATGGCTGGGGGGACATGACTGTGGCCGCAGATTACATCCATTATATTTATAATACCAAAGCCCGCCATACCTTTAGGCCAGGATTGGCCATTGTCGTTCCTACTGGCCAATCAAACAAGGTAGCTTCAAATAATAGTCCATTTGATCCGATCATCCAACCTGGAACCGGATCCTGGAGCTATGTCGCCCGGTTCAATTACCAATTGTTCTATACCAAAACCGGCCTAAATACCGGATTCAGCTACAAGCAATCCACCGAAGGGGCCCAAAACTACCAGTTCGGAAGTAGTTTTAATGCCTCAGCTATTGGCTTTCACCAAATATCCCTCCAAGATGACTGGATGCTCATACCCAATGCCGGTGCCTATTACGAACAATCCCATAAGGATACCTGGACGGATGAAAAGCAACAGCTTACCGGTGGAAAAGTAGTCTTTGCCCAAGCGGGACTAGACGTAAATAGACAAGAATGGACTCTCAGTTTGATGTGGCAAACACCAGTGTACCAAGACCTGAACGGCAACCAAATCCACCATCAAAACCGGATCAGTATTGGTTTTATCAAAGCTTTTAAACTATAAATCAGGAACCCACCTTGAAGCTAGCGTTTTTTGCATTAGCAGTGAAGCTCTCCGGTAATCACCGGGCAACTTTTTCTGTTGAATAAATAAAAAAGGGGAAAGCCAGTAGCTTTCCCCTTTTCACCTTTTACATTAACCCTTATATAAATACTAATCATTACAAAGCGATCTGAAATTGCATTACGGCCATTCCTTTACGCTCATCAGTGACATAATTCCCTTCACTGGCTGCCGCAAAGATGGGACGGCTCTGATAACTCAGGGACAGTTTAACCCGATTCCCATCGATCAGCCAGTTGACGCCCCCATCATACATGGCCATGGGATCATCCAACAGGTCAAAATTGGAATATTGGCTGCTGATATAAGGCTGCAGTGTGCCTGCTTTTCCAAATAAGTCCCTTCTAAACAGGTACCCAAACTGCGCATAAAACGTATTCCCTGTGCCAATGGTCGGAAAGGCACTTCCCGGACCATTGAGTGTTCCTTCAGCATTGACTCCGGTGGCAGGATTCATCGCACCGATATTTCTGAGGTAATTTTTTCCATAATCGCTATACGTATAAGCTGCGTAGGCTGTAATAGCGTTTCCTTTGCTGGGATCTATGGGTCGATCATAGAATGCATCAATGGCAAAAATCCCCAGATTGGTCCTCACTGTATCGGTGGTATTATCTGCATAATGCCACATCGCATCCTTCTGGGCCATAAAGCCTGCACCAATGTTAAACACACTTTTGGTTCCCAAATAAGATCCCGCTTGGTAGGGTGTCGTGTTGGATTCCTTGTCCAAAAACATGTATTTAAAATAACCATGGTACTGGGCATATCCTATTTCTGAAGTAAACAGGGAATTTTCATCAATCACCGGCTCCTGGACAGAAGACGGTTCGATGGACATGGGTTTGGACACGGCCATTCGGTAATCCAGTTTCCCCAATTGCCCCTTGGCATAGATACTTAGCTTACGGACAAATTGATCATTCACGTCATTGGTGGCCTGCTGGTACAGCGGGGCATCCAAAGAAAGGATCGAACCAATAGAAGGTGACGAATAACGGGACACACCGTTCCACCCTGTCAGACCGGCACCGATGGACAATTTTTCTTTGGCCACTTTATATTCCCCAATCGCGTCCAGGAAAAAAATCCCCTGCTTTCGCGGTGACCGGTAGGACAAATTGTTTTGACCAAATTGTGTATAAAAAAACACCTTGTCTGTCAACTGGCCAAAAACCTGTATACGCGTCCTTCTCAGTCCAATGTCCATGATCTGGTCATCAGGGGTGCCATAAACTTCGGAGCCTGGGTTGGCCTGTGTGTAGCGTAGCCAAATCTGATTAAGAAATGTCCCTTTCACATAATGACTACCATCATCATTGAGGTCAAAGCGCAATTCCTTTTTCTTTGGTGTAACAGAAGGTGAAGTTTGTGCCCAAGTAGTAATGGAAAAGGTAATAAAAAAGGCAAAACAAACACTAAAGTACTTCATGATAATTAATAAAATTTAAATTGGGATACTGTTAAGCTTATTCCTACGGAATAAAAGGCCATTCATCCATCATTTGCTTATTTTTTATGTAAAACAAGTATTAATGTTTATGAACGGTAACACTCATCATTAATAGAATAGAAACCGTCAATATTCGATAAACCTTACGAAAAGCACATATCTATTATTTAGTCAAAGCTAATTTTTTTTTTATATATATTTAATATTTAATTTCGCTAATAGTAAATAAAAATTTAGCACCTATACAAACAAGCATGAAACAATTAACAACGATCATATTGCTTTTACTGGCTACCCACAGTCATGCCCAAAGGACCGGAGAGATTTCCGGAACGGTTATGAACGCTGTACAGGCATCGGTCTATGCTTCCATTCAAGTAGTGGGCACTGACCTTGGCTCATCCACTGCAGCAGACGGATCATACAAAATCGATAACGTTCCAGCTGGCGCCACCACCATAAAAGTAAAACTTTTGGGCTATCAAACCGCCCAAAAAACCGTCATCGTAGTCGCAGGACAAAGTATAAAAGTAGATTTTCAACTAAAAGAGGATAACTTAAACCTCAATGAAGTGGTCATCAGTGCCACCCGTTATGAACTGGACCGAAAGGAAGCTCCAGTTGTGGTCAATGTCCTTAGTCCCAAACTGTTTAATGCCATCCAGTCCGTATCCTTGTCTGAAGGTTTAAATTATCAGCCTGGGGTCCGGGTAGAAACCAATTGCCAGAACTGTGGCTTTACCCAGGTCAGACTGAATGGTTTAGAAGGTGCCTATTCCCAGATCTTGATCAATAGCCGCTCGGTGTTCAGTTCGTTAAACAGTGTTTATGGCCTTGACCAAATCCCCACCAATATCATCGAACGCGTGGAAATCGTGCGGGGTGGCGGATCTGCCCTTTTTGGTTCCAATGCCATAGGCGGTACCATTAACATTATCACCAAAGAACCCGTAGAAAATACTTGGCAAATCGGATCCAACTTTTCCCTTATCGATGGTACTACTTCGGACAATTCCCTCAATTTCAATGGATCTCTCACCAGTGAAGACCTTGGCTCAGGAGTTACCTTTCACGGCCTATACCGCCAGCGCGGCAGCTACGATGCCAATGGAGACGGTTTCACCGAAATCACGCATTTAGAAAACAACACTTTTGGCATGAAAGCGTTCTTGAAACCAGGTGAACACAGCAAGATAAGTTTGGACTTCAGTGCCATCAAAGAGTACCGCCGAGGTGGAGACCACTTAGATATCCCTCCGCATTTTACCGACATTACCGAAGAGCTTACCCACAATACCATCATTGGTGGATTGACCTATGAGCTGTACAGCAAAGACCACAAAAATCATTTCTCCACCTATATGTCTGGTCAAAAAACAATCAGGGACAGTTATTATGGCGGCTTAGGAGGAGGGCGAACCACTGCTGACAGCACATTGGCTGCCAATGCATATGGTAAAACCAATGACGTATCGCTGGTGGCCGGAAGCCAATTTTCCAGAAATTTCACCAATAACGACGTCGTTATTTTTGGAGCTGAATATCAGTTAAGCGATGTGGAAGACGAGATCAAAGGCTACCAGCGCCTTATTGACCAATCTGTCAATACCATTGGGGTTTATGGCCAGTATGAATGGCGCCCTAATGACAGGCTCACTGCGCTAATGGGAGGTAGATTTGACCATACCATGGTCGATGGCCACTACGAGCTGTCTTCCATCTCCCGCTCTACCAATGTGTCAACGGGCGTATTCAGCCCACGTGCCAATATCCTTTATGATATAAGAGAATATCTTCAATTCCGGATTGGCTACGCTCGTGGATTCCGGGCTCCACAGGCCTTTAATGAAGACCTTCATATCTCCTCTGTTGGTGGGGAGCCTACCTTTGTGATTCTTTCGGATGACCTGAAAACAGAACTCTCCGATGCATTTACCACTTCCCTAAATTTCACCAAAACCATCGGTGACCTGCAATTTAGCTTCTTGGCAGAAGGTTTTTATACCGTGCTAAAACGGCCATTTACTACGGTCAGCACAGGGGCTACACTTCCTAACGGATCCATTCTGGAAGAAGTCAGAAATGGAACCGGTGCCTTGGTTCGAGGAGGGAATTTTGAACTGAATCTCTCTCCTTCCTCCAAGGTGACCGTACAAACGGGAGGAACCTTGCAGCAGTCGACATATAATGAGCCACAGGTCCTCTTCGAACCTGAAGGGGAAAACGAAAATGAACCAACCGTAACTACTGATGAGTTTCTTCGTTCCCCAAATGCTTACGGCTATCTCTCTACCAATTTCGCCTTGACCGAGCATTTGGGACTGGACCTGACCGGTGCTTATACCGGCTCCATGATAGTACCGCATGTAGTGAGCGAATCGGGTTTTATTGACTTGATAGACAGCCAACAGTTTTTTGATGCCAATATCAAGCTGGCTTACCACTTTGACCTCATCAGCGGTTTTCATATGGAGCTTTCGGCGGGTGTCCAAAATGTCTTTAATAGCTACCAGAATGATTTTGACACAGGTGCTTTGCGGGATTCCAATTATATTTATGGACCTTCCAGACCAAGAACGCTTTTCTTCGGTGTGAAAATTGGTGATTTCCATTGAGATGGGAAGTGTTGAATATTTAGGGATTGAAAAGTACTAGCTAATCGATATTTCACCTATAGTTATGAAAACATTATTGCTCCGGTTTATTGTGATGACGGGTATATTTACCTGTCATCACACTACCTCTTCAGGACAAGAAAAGATCAACTGGTTAACTTTTGAGCAATTGGAAGATTCGCTTCAAAAAAAACCAAAAAAAGTATTTGTTGATTTTTACACCGACTGGTGTACCTATTGTAAAAAAATGGACAAAAAGGTATTCACCCATCCCGAGGTCATCTCCGTCATAAACTCGGCCTACTATGCGGTCAAGATGGATGCAGAAAGCAGGGATACTATTCGTTTTGATGGCCACCTCCTGGTCAATCACCAAGCTACCGATAAGCGACCTGGCATCCATGACATGGCCCTGTTACTTGGCAGTCGGAATGGGGAGTTCATCCCCCCTTCCCTCATCCTGCTGGACGAGCAGTTTAAGGTCATCGATCGGAAATTTGAGTACCTCTACAGTGAAAGGCTGTTAAAGTGGCTGCGACAA from Echinicola soli encodes the following:
- a CDS encoding cytochrome-c peroxidase; the encoded protein is MKKAITYRLLLPLCLKILLVGCLPDAADNQGKSPDYFSPVVSPSLLQEDFPQPARNPMSKQGVLLGKTLFYDHGLSANGKVNCASCHLPQLAFSDGVSLSDQGVSGKMLHRHSPALFNMTWHKGLFWDGGSTNLESLVFGPLTHPDEMGADLNEVIHYLRGNQDYSELFKAAFKTDTITSAFISRALAQFVRTLISQDSRYDQWQRKETDFNPQEISGYQLYQKHCNSCHQEGLFTDLQYHNNGLDATYPDPDELEELLLGRYRISFDDQDLGAYKTPSLRNIYLTAPYMHDGRFETLEEVLDHYENGIQRNGSLAPELENGINLTNQQREDLLAFLATLTDHTFINNKAYQK
- a CDS encoding thioredoxin family protein, which produces MKTLLLRFIVMTGIFTCHHTTSSGQEKINWLTFEQLEDSLQKKPKKVFVDFYTDWCTYCKKMDKKVFTHPEVISVINSAYYAVKMDAESRDTIRFDGHLLVNHQATDKRPGIHDMALLLGSRNGEFIPPSLILLDEQFKVIDRKFEYLYSERLLKWLRQSP
- a CDS encoding TonB-dependent receptor, which translates into the protein MKQLTTIILLLLATHSHAQRTGEISGTVMNAVQASVYASIQVVGTDLGSSTAADGSYKIDNVPAGATTIKVKLLGYQTAQKTVIVVAGQSIKVDFQLKEDNLNLNEVVISATRYELDRKEAPVVVNVLSPKLFNAIQSVSLSEGLNYQPGVRVETNCQNCGFTQVRLNGLEGAYSQILINSRSVFSSLNSVYGLDQIPTNIIERVEIVRGGGSALFGSNAIGGTINIITKEPVENTWQIGSNFSLIDGTTSDNSLNFNGSLTSEDLGSGVTFHGLYRQRGSYDANGDGFTEITHLENNTFGMKAFLKPGEHSKISLDFSAIKEYRRGGDHLDIPPHFTDITEELTHNTIIGGLTYELYSKDHKNHFSTYMSGQKTIRDSYYGGLGGGRTTADSTLAANAYGKTNDVSLVAGSQFSRNFTNNDVVIFGAEYQLSDVEDEIKGYQRLIDQSVNTIGVYGQYEWRPNDRLTALMGGRFDHTMVDGHYELSSISRSTNVSTGVFSPRANILYDIREYLQFRIGYARGFRAPQAFNEDLHISSVGGEPTFVILSDDLKTELSDAFTTSLNFTKTIGDLQFSFLAEGFYTVLKRPFTTVSTGATLPNGSILEEVRNGTGALVRGGNFELNLSPSSKVTVQTGGTLQQSTYNEPQVLFEPEGENENEPTVTTDEFLRSPNAYGYLSTNFALTEHLGLDLTGAYTGSMIVPHVVSESGFIDLIDSQQFFDANIKLAYHFDLISGFHMELSAGVQNVFNSYQNDFDTGALRDSNYIYGPSRPRTLFFGVKIGDFH
- a CDS encoding cytochrome-c peroxidase — protein: MRYPHLFYLGIIFVCGLQWACGNGEEEQPSPQNPSLSLQHPEYFPNDVPMPSDNPLTEKGVELGRMLFYEKQLSIDRTISCASCHQQEKAFTDGKKISTGIHDTPGDKNAMSLANLHWTSRFFWDGRAATLEEQALQPIEDHREMNLPLDQAVARLQADEQYPERFKVAFGTDQITEELIGKAIAQFMRTLVSGDSKFDRWIRSEVEFTEQEQLGMELFFTHPEPSLQIRGGNCGDCHLGFLTSGDRNNLLGFHNNGLDIDQDLEEGLAAVTGNSRDKGKFKAPTLRNIALTAPYMHDGRFGTLKEVLEHYDQHIQMNSTLDILIMEASNEDILSGKAIKLHLTDSEKEAIITFLHTLTDEKFINNPKFSDPFN
- a CDS encoding MbnP family protein, which codes for MKKIAIIVLTVWTLTACNDREETPSGMAVSFSFSHVLDGNPLELEGDAFTLPSGESFTPRKFKYYISNITFKNSISGSSYTVSDGYFLIDEAGKKKFSVEIPSDDYDALTFYVGIDKARNLSTDQVGDLDPSNDMAWNWNTGYKFLVLEGEWEYESDERHGLVVHIGSNDPESEQNFKAINFDLASAGQSLGSEAVVQLDFQAELNELFMDPNELILHELENTSIKGGKWAVNIANNYQEGFFTLQ